A genome region from Nocardia sp. NBC_00565 includes the following:
- a CDS encoding TetR/AcrR family transcriptional regulator, which yields MVADRSEVDIAGDRARVVRSTAARSDAGATGAEPAQSVRRRPKDRKVQIIRAAARAFSDRGYYPVGVDEIAAEVGISGPALYRHFANKYALLLAAAEEGALHLLKVARAADDPNLDPEPRLDALIRAISEHTIDIRREAGLYRWERRYLEAEDRARIRKVYDALNATLAEPIALLRPTAPPADVAMLAAGVLSAIASISSHRTALATTRLLPLLREMSWSILRAELPPVPAQPTPDPVPRGLPITSKREQLLTEAIRIFGRQGYHEASIEEIGAAVGINASSVYRYFTSKADLLAAAFHRTGDRVAIAITEALAEATSRPDAVRQIAYRQARLTFATPEIMPVYYAEFSNLPQAEQHKLRAIQRQNVLEWANLLDGDQVEARFRVHAAIAQIIDVGRLTKFDTRPEHVARVCALMEAVLLG from the coding sequence ATGGTCGCGGATCGCAGCGAGGTCGACATCGCTGGCGATCGCGCGCGGGTCGTTCGCAGCACCGCCGCTCGATCCGACGCGGGTGCGACCGGGGCGGAGCCGGCCCAGTCGGTGCGGCGTCGCCCGAAGGATCGCAAGGTCCAGATCATCCGGGCGGCCGCGCGCGCATTCAGCGACCGCGGGTACTACCCGGTCGGCGTCGACGAGATCGCGGCCGAGGTCGGCATCTCCGGCCCCGCGCTGTACCGCCACTTCGCGAACAAGTACGCGCTGCTGCTCGCGGCCGCCGAAGAAGGCGCACTGCACCTGCTGAAGGTCGCTCGCGCCGCTGACGACCCGAACCTGGATCCCGAGCCCAGGCTCGACGCCTTGATCAGGGCGATCAGCGAACACACCATCGATATTCGGCGCGAGGCCGGGCTGTACCGCTGGGAGCGCCGCTACCTGGAGGCCGAGGACCGCGCCCGGATCCGGAAGGTCTACGACGCGCTCAACGCGACGCTGGCCGAACCGATCGCGCTGCTGCGACCCACCGCACCGCCCGCCGATGTGGCGATGCTGGCCGCCGGCGTGCTGAGCGCCATCGCCAGCATCTCCTCCCACCGCACCGCCCTGGCCACCACCAGACTGCTGCCGCTACTGCGCGAGATGAGCTGGTCGATCCTGCGCGCGGAACTGCCGCCGGTACCGGCGCAGCCCACCCCGGATCCGGTGCCCCGCGGTCTGCCCATCACCTCGAAACGCGAACAGTTGCTCACCGAGGCGATCCGGATCTTCGGCAGGCAGGGCTATCACGAGGCCAGCATCGAGGAGATCGGCGCGGCCGTCGGCATCAACGCCTCCAGCGTCTACCGGTACTTCACCAGCAAGGCCGATCTGCTCGCCGCCGCCTTCCACCGCACCGGCGACCGGGTGGCCATCGCCATCACCGAGGCGTTGGCCGAGGCGACCAGCCGCCCGGACGCGGTCCGGCAGATCGCCTACCGCCAAGCCCGGCTCACCTTCGCGACGCCGGAGATCATGCCGGTCTACTACGCCGAGTTCAGCAATCTGCCGCAGGCCGAACAGCACAAGCTGCGCGCCATCCAGCGCCAGAACGTGCTGGAGTGGGCCAACCTGCTCGACGGCGACCAAGTCGAGGCGCGCTTCCGGGTGCACGCCGCGATCGCGCAGATCATCGACGTCGGCCGCCTGACAAAGTTCGACACCCGCCCCGAGCACGTCGCGCGGGTATGCGCGCTGATGGAAGCCGTCCTGCTCGGGTGA
- a CDS encoding aldehyde dehydrogenase family protein produces MAETAQSRTAAHTGGSGRPNVLTSYDPRTGEIVGNYAVMGAGEINRTVREARSAEKWWAELGFTGRKRWLLDWKRSIARRAGELVEILCEETGKPEADAAIEVMLAVENLDWAARNAARVLDRRKLGSSWLNRNQRASVGYLPLGVVGVLGPWHNPVFTPMGSIAYAMAAGNTVVFKPDELTTGVGVWLADSWNKLAPNQPVLQVVTGDQATMAALCRAKVDKIAYAGSDSGAREVITLCAQTMTPVVVERNGKGTMVVHVDAKLDDAAEAAVFGAMANAGQNSTGIQRAYVANSVYDRFLELVVEQARRLRPGADRRASYGPMILESQVDVVRKQVRDALARGGRAVVGGLDSIREPYIEPIVLAEVPEESVAITGEGIGPVLIVNKVANMDEAAQRINAVGNGVAVSVFTRDVHSVEAFAERLRVGVVTVNSSTAQGIPALPFGGVGEYGQGHHHGDQGLREFSRTLAIARKRYRAAVNLSTFDRHRRHLRAAKTIFRMRHGR; encoded by the coding sequence ATGGCCGAGACCGCGCAGTCCAGGACGGCGGCGCATACGGGAGGATCGGGCCGACCGAACGTGCTGACATCGTATGACCCACGAACCGGCGAAATCGTCGGCAACTACGCCGTGATGGGCGCCGGTGAAATCAATCGCACCGTGCGCGAAGCGCGCTCCGCCGAAAAGTGGTGGGCGGAACTGGGTTTCACCGGCCGCAAGCGCTGGCTGCTGGACTGGAAACGCAGCATTGCCAGGCGCGCAGGCGAATTGGTGGAGATCCTGTGTGAAGAAACCGGAAAACCGGAGGCGGACGCGGCGATAGAGGTGATGCTCGCCGTCGAGAATCTCGATTGGGCGGCGCGCAACGCGGCCCGGGTGCTGGACCGGCGCAAGCTCGGATCCTCCTGGCTGAACCGCAATCAGCGCGCCTCCGTCGGCTACCTGCCGCTCGGCGTGGTCGGCGTACTCGGGCCGTGGCACAACCCGGTCTTCACGCCGATGGGCTCGATCGCCTACGCGATGGCCGCGGGCAACACGGTGGTGTTCAAACCCGACGAACTGACCACCGGCGTCGGGGTCTGGCTGGCCGACAGCTGGAACAAGCTGGCGCCGAATCAGCCTGTGCTGCAAGTGGTCACCGGTGATCAAGCCACCATGGCCGCACTCTGCCGGGCCAAGGTGGACAAAATCGCCTATGCCGGTTCCGATTCGGGCGCGCGCGAGGTGATCACGCTGTGCGCGCAGACCATGACACCGGTGGTCGTCGAGCGAAACGGCAAGGGCACCATGGTCGTTCACGTCGACGCCAAACTCGACGACGCGGCCGAGGCCGCGGTCTTCGGCGCGATGGCCAATGCGGGCCAGAACTCCACCGGCATCCAGCGGGCCTACGTCGCCAACTCCGTCTACGACCGATTCCTGGAGTTGGTGGTCGAGCAGGCGCGGCGGCTGCGGCCCGGCGCGGACCGGCGCGCCTCCTACGGTCCGATGATTCTGGAGTCACAGGTCGACGTGGTGCGCAAACAGGTGCGCGACGCACTGGCCCGCGGCGGGCGCGCGGTGGTCGGCGGGCTGGACTCGATTCGCGAGCCCTATATCGAACCCATCGTGCTCGCCGAGGTACCGGAGGAGAGTGTCGCGATCACCGGCGAGGGCATCGGGCCGGTGCTCATCGTCAACAAGGTCGCGAATATGGACGAGGCGGCGCAGCGGATCAACGCGGTCGGCAATGGCGTCGCGGTATCGGTATTCACCCGCGACGTGCACAGCGTCGAAGCGTTCGCCGAACGGTTGCGGGTCGGCGTTGTGACCGTGAATTCTTCGACCGCCCAGGGGATACCCGCACTGCCGTTCGGTGGCGTCGGCGAATACGGGCAGGGACATCACCACGGTGACCAGGGCCTGCGCGAATTCAGCCGGACGCTGGCCATCGCCCGCAAGCGCTACCGCGCGGCGGTGAACCTGTCCACCTTCGACCGCCATCGACGGCATCTGCGCGCCGCGAAAACCATCTTCCGAATGCGACACGGCCGCTGA
- a CDS encoding enoyl-CoA hydratase-related protein, which translates to MSNPDSATTPAGFSAVNDGKVLRVTLTKPKRKNAINYDTMVALGDTFLAAAANPSVRVIVLTGEGGDFCTGADLAATASEAQRGITSDMVMDAANRLVKAVVDAPIPVIARIKGAAAGVGVGIALAADLVYAAEDSYLLLAFINIGLMPDGGAAAMVAAAAGRPLAAEMALLGERLPAPAAKAAGLFTAVVPDDELDAKVEAAAAKIAAGPRRALELTKQALNAATLAALDAALAAEKSGQGELLQSPDFFEGATAMLTKRKPVFAD; encoded by the coding sequence ATGAGCAACCCCGATTCCGCGACGACACCCGCGGGCTTCAGCGCCGTCAACGACGGCAAGGTGCTACGGGTCACGCTCACCAAGCCGAAGCGGAAGAACGCCATCAACTACGACACGATGGTCGCGCTCGGTGACACCTTCCTGGCCGCCGCCGCGAACCCCTCGGTCCGGGTGATCGTACTGACCGGCGAGGGCGGGGATTTCTGCACGGGAGCCGATCTTGCCGCAACCGCGTCCGAGGCGCAGCGCGGAATAACCTCGGATATGGTGATGGACGCGGCCAACCGCCTGGTGAAAGCCGTTGTGGACGCGCCGATTCCGGTCATCGCCCGGATCAAGGGCGCGGCCGCAGGCGTCGGCGTCGGCATCGCACTTGCCGCCGATCTCGTCTACGCCGCCGAGGACTCCTACCTGCTACTGGCCTTCATCAATATCGGCCTGATGCCCGACGGCGGCGCCGCCGCCATGGTCGCCGCCGCGGCCGGACGCCCACTGGCCGCGGAGATGGCGCTGCTCGGCGAACGGTTGCCCGCACCCGCGGCCAAAGCAGCCGGACTGTTCACCGCGGTGGTCCCCGATGACGAACTCGACGCAAAGGTCGAGGCCGCCGCCGCGAAGATCGCCGCAGGCCCCCGTCGCGCACTGGAACTCACCAAACAAGCCCTCAACGCCGCGACCCTGGCGGCACTGGACGCCGCACTTGCCGCCGAAAAGTCCGGCCAGGGCGAACTCCTCCAATCCCCCGACTTCTTCGAAGGCGCAACCGCCATGCTCACCAAGCGCAAGCCCGTGTTCGCGGACTGA
- a CDS encoding Nramp family divalent metal transporter, with translation MSTTLVESARNASQRARSVSILLGPAFVAAIAYVDPGNVASNISAGAQFGYLLVWVIVMANVMAGLVQFLSAKLGLVTGMSLPEAVRSKSSRPVRLAYWVQAETVAMATDLAEVVGGAIALKLLFDLPLLVGGLITGVVSMGLLLVQNRRGQKPFERVITGLLAVIAIGFLASVVISPPSVPGTIGGLLPRFQGAESVLLAAAMIGATVMPHAVYLHSGLARDRHGQPEVGPLRVRLLRITKYDVVLAMLLAGTVNLAMLLMAANTLRGRDNVDTLEGAHAAVGDALGPVAALLLAIGLLASGLASTSVGAYAGAMIMEGLLRRKIPLLARRLVTLIPAILILAIGIDPTRALIISQVVLSFGIPFALIPLVRFTSDRVLMGNDVNHRVTTGLAWLVAIIISLLNVALIYLTVTGS, from the coding sequence GTGAGTACAACCCTGGTCGAATCGGCGCGTAACGCGTCACAGCGGGCGAGATCTGTCAGCATCTTGCTCGGACCGGCATTCGTAGCGGCCATCGCCTATGTCGACCCCGGCAATGTGGCGTCGAATATCTCCGCGGGCGCGCAGTTCGGTTACCTACTCGTGTGGGTGATCGTGATGGCGAACGTGATGGCCGGATTGGTGCAGTTCCTATCCGCGAAGCTGGGGTTGGTCACCGGTATGTCGCTACCGGAGGCGGTGCGCTCCAAGTCGAGTCGTCCGGTGCGCCTTGCCTATTGGGTCCAGGCCGAGACCGTCGCCATGGCCACCGACCTGGCCGAAGTGGTCGGCGGCGCGATCGCGCTGAAGCTGTTGTTCGATCTGCCGCTACTGGTCGGCGGACTGATCACCGGTGTGGTCTCGATGGGACTGCTGCTGGTGCAGAACCGGCGCGGGCAGAAGCCGTTCGAGCGGGTCATCACCGGCCTGCTCGCCGTCATCGCCATCGGCTTCCTGGCCAGCGTGGTGATCTCGCCGCCGTCGGTCCCCGGCACCATCGGCGGTCTGCTGCCGCGTTTCCAGGGCGCCGAGAGCGTGCTGCTCGCCGCGGCGATGATCGGCGCGACCGTCATGCCACACGCGGTGTACCTGCACTCCGGCCTGGCCCGCGACCGCCACGGTCAGCCCGAGGTCGGCCCGCTGCGGGTCCGGCTGCTGCGGATCACCAAATACGACGTCGTACTCGCCATGCTGCTGGCGGGCACGGTCAACCTGGCCATGCTGCTGATGGCCGCCAATACGCTGCGCGGCCGCGATAACGTCGACACTCTCGAGGGCGCGCACGCCGCCGTCGGCGATGCGCTCGGCCCCGTCGCCGCACTGCTGCTGGCGATCGGCCTGCTGGCCTCCGGCCTGGCCTCGACCTCCGTCGGTGCGTACGCGGGCGCGATGATCATGGAAGGCTTACTGCGGCGCAAGATTCCGCTGTTGGCCCGCCGCCTGGTCACGCTGATCCCGGCCATTCTGATCCTGGCGATCGGCATCGATCCCACCCGCGCCCTGATCATTTCGCAGGTGGTGCTGTCATTCGGCATCCCATTCGCGTTGATCCCGCTGGTCCGCTTCACCAGCGACCGCGTACTCATGGGCAACGATGTCAACCACCGGGTGACCACCGGCCTGGCCTGGCTGGTCGCCATCATCATCAGCCTGCTCAATGTCGCACTGATCTACCTGACGGTCACCGGCAGCTGA
- a CDS encoding SDR family oxidoreductase, which produces MTYLVTGATGFIGRFLVPELLKREGDIHVLVRQGGDSAARYTCCAREWVGAERVRPVRGDLGEAGLGIDPGWVAEHRGSIEHVFHLASGYDLTARGGGTRHVVDVAEDLKAGLLHHVSTVDVAGGLDGLFSEDMFDEGQVLSSPMQRAKFEAEKIVRESRIGWRIYRPSIVIGHSRTGEIDRIDGPYYFFRLLRMAAQLPRILPVLVPKLGETNMVPVDFVARALDHLAHRPGSNGATYHLVDPRRQSAAEALNLFADEAGAPHLVEVMPKRTLEMMLRVPGTSWLLPRVGVPQDVLEHSEFSCWFDCRHTTAALAGTDIKVPPLAAYAPLIWKYWVENWV; this is translated from the coding sequence ATGACTTACCTGGTTACTGGAGCAACTGGGTTTATCGGTCGGTTTCTGGTTCCCGAGTTGCTGAAGCGCGAGGGTGATATTCATGTGCTGGTGCGGCAGGGGGGTGATTCGGCCGCTCGGTATACGTGCTGTGCTCGGGAGTGGGTGGGTGCGGAGCGGGTGCGGCCGGTGCGGGGGGATCTCGGGGAGGCGGGGCTCGGGATCGATCCGGGGTGGGTCGCCGAACATCGGGGGTCGATCGAGCATGTCTTTCATTTGGCGTCCGGCTATGACCTGACCGCGCGGGGCGGTGGGACTCGGCATGTCGTCGATGTCGCGGAGGATTTGAAAGCCGGGTTGCTGCACCATGTGTCGACGGTGGATGTGGCGGGTGGGCTCGACGGTCTGTTCAGCGAGGACATGTTCGACGAGGGACAGGTGCTGAGTTCGCCGATGCAGCGGGCCAAATTCGAGGCCGAGAAGATCGTGCGCGAGTCTCGGATCGGGTGGCGGATCTATCGGCCCTCGATCGTGATCGGGCATTCGCGCACCGGTGAGATCGATCGGATCGACGGGCCCTACTACTTCTTCCGGCTGCTGCGGATGGCCGCACAGCTGCCGCGGATTCTGCCGGTGCTGGTGCCGAAGCTGGGCGAAACCAATATGGTCCCGGTCGATTTCGTGGCCCGCGCACTGGATCACCTTGCGCACCGACCCGGCTCGAACGGCGCCACCTACCATCTGGTCGATCCGCGCAGACAGAGCGCCGCCGAGGCGCTGAATCTGTTCGCCGACGAGGCCGGAGCGCCACATCTGGTGGAGGTGATGCCCAAACGCACCCTCGAAATGATGCTGCGGGTACCCGGCACGAGTTGGCTGCTCCCCCGCGTCGGCGTACCGCAGGATGTGCTGGAGCACAGCGAATTCAGCTGCTGGTTCGACTGCCGCCACACCACCGCCGCCCTCGCCGGCACCGATATCAAGGTGCCGCCGCTGGCCGCCTATGCCCCGCTGATCTGGAAGTACTGGGTAGAGAACTGGGTCTGA
- a CDS encoding alpha/beta hydrolase, which produces MIAATAAFAGVMSGFGASTATADPIIDSKTLLANPIAPDGSKITKAEYKDDRSLRLHVYSAAMDRTFAVDVQRPADASVPRPVLYLLNGAGGGEDEASWVAKTDALKFLGDKNVNVVQPIGGKWSYYTDWIKDDPTLGRNKWKTFFTEELPPLIDGALGTNGTNAIAGLSTSGTTVLALPIAKPGLYKAAAAYSGCAQTSDPVGSEFVKLTVETWGGGNVDNMWGPIGSPDWAANDPYVNAEGLRGTDLYISTGNGLPGPYDTLNGQYALPGSYGLANQILIGGIIEAGTNYCTNNMKAKLDSLGIPATFNFRPSGTHSWGYWNDELHASWPTLARGLGL; this is translated from the coding sequence ATGATCGCGGCGACCGCGGCGTTCGCGGGAGTCATGTCCGGCTTCGGCGCATCCACCGCGACGGCTGACCCGATCATCGATTCGAAGACGCTACTCGCCAATCCGATCGCGCCGGACGGCTCGAAGATCACCAAGGCCGAATACAAGGACGACCGCAGCCTCCGCCTGCACGTCTACTCCGCCGCCATGGACCGGACCTTCGCGGTCGACGTGCAGCGCCCGGCCGATGCCTCGGTGCCGCGCCCGGTCCTGTACCTGCTCAACGGTGCGGGCGGCGGCGAGGACGAGGCGTCCTGGGTGGCCAAGACCGATGCGCTGAAGTTCCTCGGTGACAAGAACGTCAACGTGGTCCAGCCCATCGGCGGCAAGTGGAGCTACTACACCGACTGGATCAAGGACGATCCGACGCTCGGCCGCAACAAGTGGAAGACCTTCTTCACCGAGGAGCTGCCGCCGCTGATCGACGGCGCGCTCGGCACCAATGGCACCAACGCCATCGCGGGCCTGTCCACCTCGGGCACCACCGTGCTCGCGCTGCCGATCGCGAAGCCGGGTCTGTACAAGGCCGCCGCCGCCTACAGTGGCTGCGCCCAGACCAGTGATCCGGTCGGTTCGGAGTTCGTGAAGTTGACCGTCGAGACCTGGGGCGGCGGCAATGTCGACAACATGTGGGGCCCGATCGGTTCGCCGGACTGGGCGGCGAACGATCCCTACGTCAATGCCGAGGGTTTGCGCGGCACGGACCTCTACATCTCGACCGGCAACGGTCTGCCCGGCCCGTACGACACCCTCAACGGTCAGTACGCGCTGCCCGGCTCCTATGGTCTGGCCAACCAGATCCTGATCGGCGGCATCATCGAGGCGGGCACCAACTACTGCACCAACAACATGAAGGCGAAGCTGGATTCGCTCGGCATCCCGGCCACCTTCAACTTCCGCCCGTCGGGCACCCACTCGTGGGGCTACTGGAACGACGAGCTGCACGCCTCCTGGCCCACCCTGGCCCGCGGCCTGGGCCTCTGA
- a CDS encoding DUF3558 domain-containing protein, with the protein MASWSGVVRGVVLGAGVVVLVSACNSGGESKGNTNSASATPTIAADVPAGFDACKDLPQALIQSEKLKNKGADTTDRPGGMKWRGCIWVQSDGYAGTIDTTNITLAMVRANKDFTVDEELTVAGRAALTSHVTGQDPHADCVINVEMTSGSLEISINNPPSAKLTASQHSCEIAKRLAEQIVPAIPATL; encoded by the coding sequence ATGGCCAGCTGGAGCGGTGTGGTCCGGGGTGTGGTTCTCGGTGCGGGGGTGGTCGTGCTGGTTTCGGCGTGCAACTCCGGTGGGGAGTCGAAGGGCAACACGAACAGTGCGTCGGCGACGCCGACCATCGCGGCGGACGTGCCAGCGGGGTTCGATGCGTGTAAAGACCTCCCGCAGGCTCTCATTCAGTCGGAGAAGCTGAAGAACAAGGGGGCTGACACCACAGATAGGCCCGGTGGCATGAAGTGGCGCGGCTGCATCTGGGTTCAGTCCGACGGATACGCCGGCACGATCGACACCACCAACATCACCTTGGCGATGGTGCGAGCCAACAAGGACTTCACAGTCGACGAGGAGCTCACCGTTGCGGGGCGGGCTGCACTCACTTCCCATGTCACCGGTCAGGATCCGCACGCTGACTGCGTAATCAATGTCGAGATGACGAGCGGCAGTCTTGAGATCAGTATCAACAACCCGCCTTCGGCCAAACTGACCGCCTCCCAGCACTCTTGCGAGATCGCTAAGCGCCTCGCGGAGCAGATCGTTCCAGCGATACCTGCCACCCTTTAA
- a CDS encoding DUF397 domain-containing protein codes for MSIDLSGAKWFKSSRSKDAQACVEVAHLSGGMVGVRDSKDRTGPALVFGPAEWDAFAAGVKEGEFDRA; via the coding sequence GTGAGCATCGACCTGTCCGGGGCGAAGTGGTTCAAGTCCAGCCGCAGCAAGGACGCCCAGGCCTGCGTAGAAGTTGCACACCTCAGCGGGGGCATGGTTGGCGTGCGCGACTCCAAGGATCGCACCGGTCCGGCGCTGGTTTTCGGTCCTGCGGAGTGGGATGCCTTTGCGGCAGGAGTCAAGGAAGGCGAGTTCGATCGCGCCTGA
- a CDS encoding WXG100 family type VII secretion target, whose protein sequence is MSDSNEPSKIPGGGEHVDSWNHWKIYNAFTPLNTTEANNGSGEYAQIATRWASAAELFANRINHSSSAAWDGAAANSSRDAISKYAKAALDLTTPLQNLADRVSAAAKGVNDTQNAVDKPPDGGSWYNPKSWNLGIYHGPNSAAVRNDCESAAREAMRSHYVNTFVSADTQIPVLPVPNSPTDPLYKPPETKNDGYTPGTTGNGGGNPTSGTGNQGSGGQKEDSQTATDPTTNNSQESSTTPTSTDSSSQTPSSTSATQPSSVTPTTSTSTTPSSYPGSNSGGLGGASGTTSGKPGSTVPGTPTATGTTANAARAATTSTGTSGMSGMGGMGGGRGQSKGDDESHQLPEWLRNMENTEELLGPAPKTVPRGVIGGDHAEPGPTSN, encoded by the coding sequence ATGAGCGATTCGAACGAGCCGTCCAAGATTCCCGGTGGCGGTGAACATGTTGATAGCTGGAATCATTGGAAGATCTACAACGCGTTCACTCCGCTGAATACGACCGAGGCGAACAACGGCTCCGGCGAGTATGCCCAGATCGCCACGCGGTGGGCTTCGGCGGCGGAACTTTTCGCCAACCGGATCAATCATTCGAGCTCGGCGGCCTGGGACGGCGCTGCCGCGAATAGTTCGCGAGACGCGATCAGCAAATACGCCAAGGCCGCATTGGACCTGACGACACCGCTGCAGAACCTCGCCGACCGAGTGTCAGCAGCGGCCAAGGGTGTCAACGATACTCAGAATGCCGTGGATAAGCCGCCGGACGGTGGATCCTGGTACAACCCGAAGAGCTGGAACCTGGGTATCTACCACGGCCCCAATTCCGCTGCGGTGCGCAACGATTGCGAGAGTGCCGCACGGGAAGCCATGCGCAGTCATTACGTCAATACATTTGTTTCGGCGGATACGCAGATTCCGGTGCTCCCGGTGCCGAACAGTCCGACCGATCCGTTGTACAAGCCACCCGAAACCAAGAACGACGGCTACACCCCGGGGACAACTGGAAACGGTGGCGGTAACCCGACGTCCGGGACCGGCAACCAGGGCAGCGGCGGCCAAAAGGAAGATTCGCAGACCGCCACCGATCCGACGACGAACAATTCGCAGGAGTCGTCGACCACTCCCACGAGCACCGATTCGTCGTCGCAGACCCCGTCGAGCACCTCGGCTACCCAACCGAGTTCGGTGACCCCCACGACGAGCACTTCGACGACGCCGAGCAGCTATCCGGGCAGCAACAGCGGCGGGTTGGGTGGCGCCTCCGGCACGACCTCGGGCAAGCCTGGCAGCACCGTGCCCGGCACACCGACCGCCACCGGCACGACAGCCAACGCGGCACGTGCGGCGACCACCAGCACCGGCACCTCGGGCATGTCGGGAATGGGTGGAATGGGCGGTGGCCGTGGCCAATCCAAGGGCGACGACGAGTCTCATCAGCTCCCCGAGTGGCTTCGGAACATGGAGAACACCGAAGAGTTGCTCGGGCCCGCCCCGAAAACTGTTCCTCGTGGCGTGATCGGCGGCGACCACGCCGAACCCGGACCGACATCGAATTGA
- a CDS encoding ESX secretion-associated protein EspG has product MTTMAEWSWEPDDFAALWYSDANDRFPHPLRYISHLATNDEVVAHRAAVRARYGVEETQQINLALHTLTTSELRIEIAGESTVLGKGEPREYRVLGARTPYHAVMLTQTATSGVDSPIRCRLFRTEQLAARLAAILPSVPPGSAKPDTFHVEDLRSGNNGHGHGRNSPLERFDRLTQHRSGAGVAGLLAGYLHSRPAPWYAIGWFDTEGDGRYVQQQTREHITIRPATTGDLTNYFESWIDSALNRLRGDEPDNW; this is encoded by the coding sequence ATGACCACGATGGCCGAATGGAGTTGGGAACCGGACGATTTCGCGGCGCTGTGGTACAGCGACGCGAACGACCGGTTCCCACACCCGCTGCGCTATATCAGCCATTTGGCCACCAACGACGAGGTCGTCGCGCATCGGGCCGCCGTGCGCGCCCGCTACGGTGTCGAGGAAACCCAGCAGATCAATCTCGCCCTGCACACCCTCACCACCTCCGAGCTGCGCATCGAAATCGCCGGTGAATCAACGGTTCTCGGCAAAGGCGAACCCCGCGAATACCGCGTCCTCGGCGCCCGGACCCCCTATCACGCGGTGATGCTCACCCAGACCGCCACGAGCGGTGTCGACAGCCCTATCCGCTGTCGGCTGTTCCGCACCGAACAACTAGCGGCACGCTTGGCCGCCATCCTGCCCTCGGTTCCTCCCGGCAGCGCCAAACCGGACACCTTCCATGTCGAGGATCTGCGTTCCGGCAACAACGGCCATGGCCATGGCCGCAACAGTCCGCTGGAACGTTTCGATCGTCTCACTCAGCACCGCTCCGGCGCGGGCGTCGCCGGCCTGCTCGCCGGATACCTGCACAGCCGCCCGGCCCCCTGGTACGCCATCGGATGGTTCGATACCGAAGGCGACGGCCGATACGTCCAGCAGCAAACCCGCGAGCACATCACCATCCGTCCCGCCACCACCGGCGATCTCACGAACTACTTCGAATCCTGGATCGACTCAGCCCTGAACCGACTTCGCGGCGACGAACCCGACAACTGGTGA
- a CDS encoding helix-turn-helix domain-containing protein — protein MSTGSTGSTLPRRMLGRALKRLREGAGVPPKVAAQAIRVSAQTLWRIETGQHGPKLKEIYVQALCQLYGAASDETKVLVGLVELAEQKNWWHPYEDVIPEVFALFIGLEEFARELTTFQLTLIPGLLQTADYRRAGVWALQPQASPTEVERNVELTIRRQERLRKDSQNFTVHALLCESTLRYPIGGPAVMGRQLRYLEEAAQMPSVSIRVVPLSAGMHIGLQVGSFVLLEFPEHPTAYLSEPPVVYVDGYTGALYLERETEIHQYRSGLAGIRRVALDEGKSRELVAQIAREYEG, from the coding sequence ATGTCCACTGGTTCAACGGGTTCCACTCTGCCGCGTCGTATGCTCGGCCGAGCGCTCAAGCGGTTGCGGGAGGGGGCGGGCGTACCGCCGAAGGTTGCGGCGCAGGCCATTCGGGTATCGGCGCAGACGTTGTGGCGGATCGAAACCGGACAACATGGACCGAAGCTGAAAGAGATTTATGTGCAAGCGCTCTGCCAGCTGTACGGAGCGGCATCGGACGAGACGAAGGTGCTTGTCGGTCTCGTGGAGCTGGCCGAACAGAAGAACTGGTGGCACCCGTACGAGGATGTCATTCCAGAAGTCTTCGCCCTGTTCATTGGCCTGGAAGAGTTTGCCCGCGAGCTTACGACCTTTCAGCTCACACTGATACCGGGTCTCCTCCAGACCGCCGATTACCGACGCGCTGGTGTCTGGGCGCTGCAGCCGCAGGCCAGTCCGACCGAGGTGGAGCGCAACGTAGAGCTGACGATTCGGCGACAAGAGCGACTTCGGAAGGATAGCCAGAACTTTACTGTGCATGCTCTGTTGTGCGAGTCGACGTTGCGCTACCCGATCGGTGGTCCGGCGGTAATGGGACGCCAGCTCCGCTACCTCGAGGAGGCGGCTCAAATGCCTAGCGTGTCGATTCGCGTCGTACCGCTCAGCGCAGGAATGCATATCGGTCTGCAGGTAGGGAGCTTCGTCTTGCTGGAGTTCCCCGAACATCCGACCGCCTACTTGTCGGAGCCCCCGGTGGTATACGTGGATGGGTACACGGGCGCCCTCTACCTGGAACGTGAGACGGAGATTCACCAGTATCGCTCCGGACTTGCGGGCATCCGCCGTGTCGCGTTGGATGAGGGAAAATCCAGGGAACTCGTGGCCCAGATAGCAAGGGAGTACGAAGGGTGA